A stretch of Nonomuraea africana DNA encodes these proteins:
- a CDS encoding polyprenol monophosphomannose synthase, whose protein sequence is MEQTLGRVLVVVPTYNERENLPLITERVRTALPDAHLLIADDNSPDGTGELADTLAAADDHIHVLHREGKEGLGAAYIAAFRWGMAEGYDILVEMDADGSHQPEELPKLLNALADGADLVIGSRWVPGGKIVNWPAHRQFLSRGANVYTRLMLGLPVRDATAGFRVYRAAALEKIGLANVESQGYCFQVDLTLRTTRHGLRVAEVPITFVERAHGASKMSGKVISEALWRVSVWGVTGLPSRLRRRRG, encoded by the coding sequence ATGGAGCAGACGCTCGGCCGGGTGCTCGTCGTCGTCCCCACCTACAACGAGCGGGAGAACCTTCCGCTGATCACCGAGCGGGTCCGCACGGCCCTGCCCGACGCCCACCTGCTGATCGCCGACGACAACAGCCCCGACGGCACCGGCGAGCTCGCCGACACCCTGGCCGCCGCCGACGACCACATCCACGTCCTGCACCGGGAGGGCAAGGAGGGCCTGGGCGCGGCCTACATCGCGGCGTTCCGCTGGGGCATGGCCGAGGGCTACGACATCCTGGTGGAGATGGACGCCGACGGCTCCCACCAGCCAGAGGAACTGCCCAAGCTGCTCAACGCGCTGGCCGACGGCGCCGACCTGGTCATCGGCTCGCGCTGGGTGCCGGGCGGCAAGATCGTCAACTGGCCCGCCCACCGCCAGTTCCTCTCGCGCGGCGCCAACGTCTACACCCGCCTGATGCTCGGGCTGCCGGTCCGCGACGCCACCGCCGGATTCCGCGTCTACCGCGCCGCCGCCCTGGAGAAGATCGGGCTGGCCAACGTCGAGTCGCAGGGCTACTGCTTCCAGGTCGACCTGACGCTGCGGACCACCAGGCACGGGCTGCGCGTCGCCGAGGTGCCCATCACGTTCGTCGAGCGGGCCCACGGCGCGAGCAAGATGAGCGGGAAGGTCATCTCGGAGGCCCTCTGGCGGGTGAGCGTCTGGGGCGTCACCGGCCTGCCGTCCAGACTGCGCCGCCGCCGAGGCTAG
- a CDS encoding FxsA family protein, producing MVRLLLFLAFLVVPVLEIWLLIQVGSVIGGWATVGLLLADSFFGAWIVRREGRRAWRSLQSALQTGRMPDRELADGGLILVGGALLLTPGFFTDIVGFLCVLPFTRPFMRRLGAWFFARRVKAMAAASPYAHLGVPFQRTDQPGGSPSSKVVHGEVLRED from the coding sequence ATGGTCCGGCTCCTGCTCTTTCTGGCCTTCCTGGTCGTCCCCGTCCTGGAGATCTGGCTGCTCATCCAGGTCGGATCGGTGATCGGCGGCTGGGCCACGGTCGGGCTGCTGCTCGCCGACAGCTTCTTCGGCGCCTGGATCGTCCGCCGCGAGGGCCGCAGGGCCTGGCGCAGCCTGCAGAGCGCGCTGCAGACCGGGCGGATGCCGGACAGGGAGCTGGCCGACGGCGGGCTCATCCTGGTCGGTGGCGCGCTGCTGCTGACGCCCGGATTCTTCACCGACATCGTCGGGTTCCTGTGCGTGCTGCCGTTCACGCGGCCGTTCATGCGGCGGCTCGGGGCGTGGTTCTTCGCCAGGCGCGTCAAGGCGATGGCGGCGGCCTCGCCGTACGCCCACCTGGGAGTGCCGTTCCAGCGCACCGACCAGCCGGGCGGGTCGCCGAGCAGCAAGGTGGTACACGGCGAGGTCCTCCGCGAGGACTGA
- a CDS encoding Mut7-C RNAse domain-containing protein: MEGPRLSIRFDADLWLFLTPQHRRESVPVAYDGTSTLGHVVESLGVPLPEVGRLAVDGRPVPPSHRPRDGDVVRVLPVRRPQELPVTPPRFLLDVHLGTLARRLRLLGVDTAYHNDRDDDALIRLANAERRLLLTRDRGLLRRRALWLGAYVRGSRADDQLADVLDRFAPPLAPWTRCTACNGELVPVAKADVEPLLEPGTRHNYDVFARCTACGHVYWRGAHSRRLEDIVAAAVRPVL, translated from the coding sequence GTGGAGGGGCCGCGACTGAGCATCCGCTTCGACGCCGACCTGTGGCTGTTCCTGACGCCACAGCACCGGCGCGAGAGCGTGCCGGTGGCCTATGACGGCACCTCCACGCTCGGCCACGTGGTCGAGTCGCTCGGTGTCCCGCTGCCGGAGGTAGGCCGCCTCGCCGTCGACGGCCGTCCGGTGCCGCCGTCCCATCGCCCGCGCGACGGCGACGTCGTGCGGGTCCTCCCGGTACGACGACCGCAGGAGCTGCCGGTTACGCCGCCCAGGTTCCTCCTCGACGTGCATCTGGGCACGCTCGCCCGGCGGCTGCGCCTGCTCGGCGTGGACACGGCCTACCACAACGACCGCGACGACGACGCCCTGATCAGATTGGCCAACGCCGAGCGGCGGCTGCTGCTGACCCGAGACCGCGGGCTGCTGCGCCGCCGGGCGCTGTGGCTCGGCGCCTATGTGCGGGGTTCACGCGCCGACGACCAGCTCGCCGACGTCCTCGACCGGTTCGCGCCGCCGCTGGCGCCCTGGACCAGATGTACGGCGTGCAACGGGGAGCTCGTCCCGGTCGCCAAGGCGGACGTCGAGCCCCTGCTCGAACCGGGCACCCGCCACAACTACGACGTCTTCGCCCGGTGCACGGCGTGCGGCCACGTCTACTGGCGCGGCGCGCACTCCCGCCGCCTCGAGGACATCGTGGCCGCGGCCGTACGGCCCGTGCTCTGA
- a CDS encoding MFS transporter: protein MAVPTPPAVFDDSPTARRREQRGWYWYDWANSAFPTTVLTVFLGPYLTDIAEAAAAGAPYVDVLGFDVRPSAYYSFVVGVAAVLQIVLMPIAGALADHTGRKKELMGFFALLGAAATVCFWFASDGRYLLGGALFLVANIGFACAFVIYNSFLPEIAAPSERDRVSGMGWGFGYLGGGLLLAVHLVLFLRAESFGLDGGTAARIALSSAGLWWGGFTIIPLLRLRNRRGLAARGESAGQAVAGSFRQLGRTAMDLRRYPLTLAFLVAYLLYNDGVQTVISFSATFADKELELDQTVQIGAILMVQFVAFGGALLLSRLARTFGAKQVVLAALVAWTAVVCVAYFLPKGSATAFFALGFAIAIVMGGTQALSRSLFSHVIPRGKEAEYYSLYEISDKGSTFLGSFTLGMALQLTDSYRLGIISLIIFFVLGGALLAAVNLPKAIRAAGNEVPERL from the coding sequence TTGGCAGTTCCCACCCCCCCTGCCGTCTTCGACGACTCCCCCACCGCCCGCCGCCGCGAGCAGCGGGGCTGGTACTGGTACGACTGGGCGAACTCGGCGTTCCCCACCACCGTGCTGACGGTCTTCCTCGGGCCGTACCTCACCGACATCGCCGAGGCCGCCGCGGCGGGCGCGCCGTACGTGGACGTGCTCGGCTTCGACGTGCGGCCGAGCGCCTACTACTCCTTCGTGGTCGGCGTGGCCGCGGTGCTGCAGATCGTGCTGATGCCGATCGCGGGGGCGCTGGCCGACCACACCGGGCGCAAGAAGGAGCTCATGGGCTTCTTCGCCCTGCTCGGCGCGGCGGCGACCGTGTGCTTCTGGTTCGCCTCCGACGGGCGCTACCTGCTGGGCGGCGCGCTGTTCCTGGTCGCCAACATCGGGTTCGCCTGCGCGTTCGTCATCTACAACTCCTTCCTGCCCGAGATCGCCGCGCCCTCCGAGCGCGACAGGGTCTCGGGCATGGGCTGGGGGTTCGGCTACCTCGGCGGCGGGCTGCTGCTGGCCGTCCATCTGGTGCTGTTCCTGCGGGCCGAGTCGTTCGGCCTGGACGGCGGCACCGCGGCGCGCATCGCGCTGAGCTCGGCGGGGCTGTGGTGGGGCGGGTTCACGATCATCCCGCTGCTCCGGCTGCGCAACAGGCGGGGCCTGGCCGCCCGTGGCGAGAGCGCGGGTCAGGCGGTCGCCGGCAGCTTCAGGCAGCTCGGCAGGACCGCCATGGATCTGCGCCGCTATCCGCTCACGCTGGCCTTCCTGGTGGCCTACCTGCTCTACAACGACGGCGTGCAGACCGTGATCTCCTTCTCGGCGACCTTCGCCGACAAGGAGCTCGAGCTGGACCAGACCGTGCAGATCGGCGCGATCCTCATGGTGCAGTTCGTCGCCTTCGGCGGCGCGCTGCTGCTCAGCCGCCTGGCCAGGACCTTCGGCGCCAAACAGGTCGTGCTGGCGGCCCTGGTGGCCTGGACCGCGGTCGTCTGCGTGGCCTACTTCCTGCCCAAGGGGTCGGCGACGGCCTTCTTCGCGCTGGGCTTCGCGATCGCGATCGTCATGGGCGGCACGCAGGCGCTGTCGCGTTCGCTGTTCTCGCACGTGATCCCGCGCGGCAAGGAGGCCGAGTACTACAGCCTCTACGAGATCAGCGACAAGGGCTCGACCTTCCTCGGCTCGTTCACGCTCGGCATGGCGCTGCAGCTGACCGACAGCTACCGGCTCGGCATCATCTCGTTGATCATCTTCTTCGTGCTGGGCGGTGCGCTGCTGGCGGCCGTCAACCTGCCCAAGGCGATCCGCGCGGCGGGCAACGAGGTGCCCGAGCGCCTCTGA
- a CDS encoding ROK family transcriptional regulator, with amino-acid sequence MSGPVPGTPSLLRAINDRAALQVLLDRGPLTRPEIGTLTGLSKPTASQLLSRLQEAGLVVLDGIREGLPGRTAELYRINPAAAYVAALDVTPDRIESCVADITGEVVGTYTLPTSRRPSDGLIDRLRAALDGAGSPGPLRRVVIGVQAAIDPSTGRLGYATAKDMPGWQIPNLVPTLSEGLGVPVDVENNVNLVALAEQSHGAARDHQDFVLLWADEGIGSAVVLGGRMHRGATGGAGEVGYMPTPGAPTAREAGLYANHGYQALTGGPAVLKLLRSYGVRGTDFRQAIAAAVRTAAGSGTKADDARAGLRDIAARVAVGLAAITSVLDPGLVVLTGGIVMSGGETLRELIEHELHALTIPRPHVRLSTVEGNPVLAGALDLALDTTREEVFSSTVPPS; translated from the coding sequence GTGAGCGGTCCCGTCCCTGGAACACCCAGCCTGCTGCGCGCGATCAACGACCGTGCCGCCCTGCAGGTGCTGCTGGACCGCGGGCCGCTCACCCGGCCCGAGATCGGCACGCTGACGGGGCTGTCCAAACCCACCGCCTCGCAACTGCTGTCCAGGCTGCAGGAGGCGGGCCTCGTGGTGCTCGACGGCATCAGGGAGGGGCTGCCGGGCCGTACGGCCGAGCTCTACCGCATCAACCCCGCGGCCGCGTACGTGGCCGCGCTCGACGTCACCCCCGACCGCATCGAGTCCTGCGTCGCCGACATCACCGGCGAGGTCGTCGGCACCTACACCCTGCCCACCTCCCGCCGCCCCAGCGACGGGCTGATCGACAGGCTGCGCGCCGCGCTGGACGGCGCGGGCTCGCCCGGCCCGCTGCGCAGGGTGGTGATCGGCGTGCAGGCCGCGATCGACCCCTCCACGGGCCGGCTCGGCTACGCCACGGCCAAGGACATGCCGGGCTGGCAGATCCCCAACCTGGTGCCCACGCTGAGCGAGGGGCTCGGCGTGCCCGTCGACGTCGAGAACAACGTCAACCTCGTGGCCTTGGCCGAGCAGTCCCACGGCGCCGCCCGCGACCACCAGGACTTCGTCCTGCTGTGGGCCGACGAGGGCATCGGCTCGGCCGTCGTGCTCGGCGGGCGGATGCACCGCGGCGCGACGGGCGGCGCGGGCGAGGTCGGCTACATGCCCACCCCAGGCGCGCCGACCGCGCGCGAGGCGGGCCTCTACGCCAACCACGGCTACCAGGCCCTCACCGGCGGCCCCGCCGTGCTCAAGCTGCTGCGTTCGTACGGCGTGCGCGGCACCGACTTCCGCCAGGCCATCGCCGCCGCCGTGCGAACCGCGGCCGGCAGCGGCACCAAGGCGGACGACGCCCGCGCGGGGCTGCGCGACATCGCCGCCCGCGTGGCCGTGGGCCTGGCCGCCATCACCTCCGTGCTCGACCCCGGGCTCGTCGTGCTCACCGGCGGCATCGTGATGTCGGGCGGCGAGACCCTGCGCGAGCTCATCGAGCACGAGCTCCACGCGCTCACCATCCCCAGGCCGCACGTGCGGCTGTCGACGGTCGAGGGCAACCCGGTGCTGGCCGGCGCCCTCGACCTCGCTCTCGACACCACCCGTGAAGAGGTCTTCAGCTCGACCGTTCCCCCCTCTTAG
- a CDS encoding helicase, whose amino-acid sequence MLRERTQKQLKEVLAAGAVGTQQNRSERDSFAGMYAARLARLWAVERGLVFGRLDHTEEGRLYIGKLGLSDDEQDRLLIDWRAPVAQPFYRATPTQPMGVTRRRHLQTRGREVIGVDDDLLDLDGLSDDDRATLNGEAALLAALDEKRTGRMRDIVATIQSEQDRVIRADLNGVLVVQGGPGTGKTVVALHRAAYLLYTHRERLERRGVLILGPGLTFLRYIEQVLPSLGETDVMLSTVGELYPGVSATRRERPEVAAVKGDVRMVEVIARAVRDRQRVPRQPIELPLGSHRLVIDRSMMENARNKAARSRRAHNQARSVFVRSLLNALARQLAKKLGKGLIDDDELADLREELRTEPVVKSALNRLWPYLTPQRLLLGLYGSAERLEYAAGNLSREERALLLRTSTEWTEADVPLLDEAAELLGDIDEQVLRATAMQAEEELAAARAAEEREKESELAYAREVLELTGLSDIMDAERLAERQRGDQPYLTTAERAAADRTWAFGHVIVDEAQELSPMAWRAVMRRCPTRSMTIVGDIAQTGSSAGARSWGQVLDPYVAGRWREETLTINYRTPVELMELAQRVLATIDPALRAPTSVRESGAVPWAAPLDLLPELVLRETENGGRVAVLAPDVLLDKLADQIGGVTGRGVLEASVAVLGVAEAKGLEFDSVIVAEPAMILEQSPRGASDLYVALTRATQRLGVVHDLELPEALGGLAGS is encoded by the coding sequence GTGCTGCGAGAGCGCACGCAGAAGCAGCTCAAGGAGGTCTTGGCTGCGGGCGCGGTCGGCACGCAGCAGAACAGGTCGGAGCGCGACTCCTTCGCCGGCATGTACGCCGCCAGGCTGGCCAGGTTGTGGGCCGTCGAGCGCGGCCTGGTCTTCGGCCGCCTCGACCACACCGAGGAGGGCCGACTCTACATCGGCAAGCTCGGCCTGAGCGACGACGAGCAGGACCGGCTGCTGATCGACTGGCGCGCGCCCGTCGCCCAGCCCTTCTACCGCGCCACGCCGACCCAGCCCATGGGCGTGACCCGCCGCCGCCACCTGCAGACGCGCGGCCGCGAGGTGATCGGCGTCGACGACGACCTGCTCGACCTCGACGGGCTGTCCGACGACGACAGGGCCACGCTGAACGGCGAGGCCGCGCTGCTGGCCGCCCTCGACGAGAAGCGCACCGGCAGGATGCGCGACATCGTGGCGACCATCCAGTCGGAGCAGGACCGCGTCATCCGTGCCGACCTCAACGGCGTGCTGGTGGTCCAGGGCGGCCCCGGCACCGGCAAGACCGTCGTCGCGCTGCACCGCGCCGCCTACCTCCTCTACACCCACAGGGAGCGCCTGGAGCGCCGTGGCGTGCTCATTCTCGGACCTGGCCTCACCTTCCTGCGTTACATCGAGCAGGTGCTGCCCTCGCTCGGCGAGACCGACGTCATGCTGTCCACGGTCGGCGAGCTCTATCCGGGCGTCAGCGCCACCCGCAGGGAGCGCCCCGAGGTCGCCGCGGTCAAGGGCGACGTGCGCATGGTGGAGGTGATCGCCAGGGCGGTCAGGGACCGGCAGCGGGTGCCGCGCCAGCCGATCGAGCTGCCGCTCGGCAGCCACCGGCTCGTCATCGACCGCTCGATGATGGAGAACGCCAGGAACAAGGCGGCCCGCTCGCGGCGCGCCCACAACCAGGCGCGGTCCGTCTTCGTGCGCTCCCTGCTCAACGCCCTGGCCCGCCAGTTGGCCAAGAAGCTCGGCAAGGGCCTCATCGACGACGACGAGCTGGCCGACCTGCGCGAGGAGTTGCGCACCGAGCCGGTGGTCAAGAGCGCCCTCAACCGGCTGTGGCCCTACCTGACGCCGCAGCGGCTGTTGCTCGGCCTGTACGGCTCGGCCGAGCGCCTCGAGTACGCCGCGGGCAACCTCAGCCGCGAGGAGCGCGCCCTGCTGCTGCGCACGTCCACCGAGTGGACGGAGGCCGACGTGCCGCTGCTGGACGAGGCGGCCGAACTGCTCGGCGACATCGACGAACAGGTGCTGCGCGCCACCGCGATGCAGGCGGAGGAGGAGCTGGCCGCGGCCCGCGCCGCCGAGGAGCGCGAGAAGGAGTCCGAGCTCGCCTACGCCCGCGAGGTGCTGGAGCTGACGGGCCTGTCGGACATCATGGACGCCGAACGCCTCGCCGAACGGCAGCGCGGCGACCAGCCGTACCTGACGACGGCGGAGCGGGCCGCGGCCGACCGCACCTGGGCCTTCGGCCACGTGATCGTCGACGAGGCGCAGGAGCTGTCGCCCATGGCGTGGCGGGCGGTGATGCGCCGCTGCCCGACCAGGTCCATGACGATCGTCGGTGACATCGCCCAGACCGGCTCCAGCGCGGGCGCCCGCTCGTGGGGCCAGGTGCTCGACCCCTACGTGGCGGGGCGCTGGCGCGAGGAGACCCTCACCATCAACTACCGCACCCCCGTGGAACTGATGGAGCTCGCCCAGCGGGTGCTGGCCACCATCGACCCCGCGCTGCGGGCCCCGACCTCGGTGCGCGAGAGCGGCGCCGTGCCCTGGGCCGCCCCGCTGGACCTGCTGCCCGAGCTGGTGCTGAGGGAGACGGAGAACGGCGGCAGGGTCGCCGTCCTGGCCCCCGACGTGCTGCTGGACAAGCTCGCCGACCAGATCGGCGGGGTCACGGGGCGAGGGGTGCTCGAGGCGTCCGTCGCGGTCCTGGGTGTCGCCGAGGCGAAGGGCCTGGAGTTCGACTCCGTGATCGTCGCCGAGCCCGCCATGATCCTCGAGCAGTCCCCGCGAGGGGCGAGCGATCTGTACGTCGCGCTCACCCGCGCGACCCAGCGGCTGGGCGTCGTCCACGACCTCGAACTGCCTGAGGCGCTGGGCGGACTCGCGGGGAGTTAG
- a CDS encoding RNA polymerase-binding protein RbpA: MGERALRGTRLGATSYENDRNTDLAPRQEVSYTCSKGHRFEVPLAAEAEIPATWECRMCGATAVRVDGELPEAKKAKPPRTHWDMLLERRSIEDLEEVLNERLAILRAQRRKSA, encoded by the coding sequence ATGGGCGAGCGCGCACTTCGTGGCACCAGGCTCGGGGCAACCAGCTACGAGAACGACCGTAACACGGATCTGGCCCCGCGCCAGGAGGTGTCTTACACCTGTTCGAAGGGGCATCGCTTCGAGGTTCCGCTTGCCGCTGAGGCAGAGATCCCCGCCACGTGGGAGTGCCGCATGTGCGGCGCGACCGCGGTTCGCGTGGACGGCGAGCTGCCGGAGGCCAAGAAGGCGAAGCCCCCGAGGACGCACTGGGACATGCTGCTCGAGCGGCGGTCCATCGAGGACCTGGAAGAGGTGCTCAACGAGAGGCTGGCGATCCTTCGCGCGCAGCGACGCAAGAGCGCCTGA
- the lnt gene encoding apolipoprotein N-acyltransferase, producing MVQEKQGAVTLPTAPVGAPRGLLWARAAAAALGGLLVFLAFPPLSWWLCAPLGITLIVLSLYGTRPRRAAWLGYLAALVFLLPALAWVRPIGVDAWIGLVAVESLFYAAMAAPAALVFRLPAWPLWFGALWVAMEWARGLFPVGGFPWARVAFSQGESLFTGYAALGGVPLVSFAVTVSGALLAYAVLQPRRVVPVALALAVPLLTFAVPRPGDEGRTVNIGIVQGNVPGEGMNPLGDEPAIVLRNHANGTHALAKAAREGTLLKPDVVVLPENSTDIDPYRDATARKIIDDSVKDVGVPTLVGAVVAIGDANRATRSLVWDPVKGPGAYYDKQQLVPFGEYTPFKEIFLALFERANLVGRQSVPGDKPGALRMGPVTVGAVNCYEVAYDWVVRQTVRAGGTPLVVQTNNATYALSNLPPQQLAMSQLRAVEHNRAIVTAATTGISAYVTPEGKVAWQTKERVAAMNVVQVPVRTQTTIATRMGAAPEWALILIGAAAIGVAVWRRRGEGR from the coding sequence GTGGTGCAGGAGAAGCAGGGCGCCGTGACGCTGCCCACCGCGCCGGTGGGCGCCCCCCGCGGCCTGCTGTGGGCCAGGGCCGCCGCGGCCGCCCTCGGCGGCCTGCTGGTGTTCCTCGCCTTCCCCCCGCTCAGCTGGTGGCTGTGCGCGCCTCTCGGTATCACCCTGATCGTCCTCAGCCTGTACGGCACGCGCCCCCGCCGGGCCGCCTGGCTCGGCTACCTCGCCGCCCTGGTCTTCCTGCTGCCCGCCCTGGCCTGGGTCCGCCCGATCGGCGTGGACGCCTGGATAGGCCTGGTCGCCGTCGAGAGCCTCTTCTACGCCGCCATGGCCGCGCCGGCCGCGCTGGTGTTCAGGCTGCCGGCCTGGCCGCTGTGGTTCGGCGCGCTGTGGGTGGCCATGGAGTGGGCGCGCGGCCTGTTCCCCGTCGGCGGCTTCCCCTGGGCCCGGGTGGCCTTCAGCCAGGGCGAGAGCCTGTTCACCGGCTACGCCGCGCTGGGCGGGGTGCCCCTGGTCTCCTTCGCCGTCACCGTGTCAGGGGCGCTGCTCGCCTACGCCGTGCTGCAGCCGCGCAGGGTCGTGCCGGTGGCGTTGGCGCTGGCCGTACCTCTGCTGACCTTCGCCGTCCCGCGCCCCGGCGACGAGGGCAGGACCGTCAACATCGGCATCGTGCAGGGCAACGTGCCGGGCGAGGGGATGAACCCGCTGGGCGACGAGCCCGCGATCGTGCTGCGCAACCACGCCAACGGCACCCACGCCCTGGCCAAGGCCGCCCGCGAGGGCACGCTGCTCAAACCCGATGTGGTGGTGCTCCCCGAGAACTCCACCGACATCGACCCCTACCGCGACGCGACCGCCAGGAAGATCATCGACGACTCCGTCAAGGACGTCGGGGTGCCTACGCTGGTCGGCGCCGTGGTCGCGATCGGCGACGCCAACCGCGCCACCCGCAGCCTGGTGTGGGACCCCGTCAAGGGTCCAGGCGCCTACTACGACAAGCAGCAGCTGGTGCCCTTCGGCGAGTACACCCCGTTCAAGGAGATCTTCCTGGCCCTGTTCGAGCGGGCCAACCTGGTGGGCAGGCAGTCGGTGCCGGGCGACAAACCCGGCGCGCTGCGCATGGGCCCGGTCACCGTCGGCGCGGTCAACTGCTACGAGGTCGCCTACGACTGGGTCGTACGGCAGACCGTCAGGGCCGGCGGCACCCCACTGGTCGTGCAGACCAACAACGCCACCTATGCGCTGTCGAACCTGCCGCCGCAGCAGCTGGCCATGTCACAGCTGCGGGCCGTGGAGCACAACAGGGCCATCGTCACCGCGGCGACCACGGGGATCTCCGCCTATGTCACGCCAGAAGGTAAGGTCGCCTGGCAGACAAAGGAGCGCGTCGCCGCCATGAACGTGGTTCAGGTGCCGGTGCGCACCCAGACGACGATCGCCACGCGCATGGGCGCGGCGCCGGAGTGGGCATTGATTCTGATCGGAGCGGCCGCGATCGGCGTGGCCGTGTGGCGTCGCAGGGGAGAGGGCCGATGA
- a CDS encoding winged helix-turn-helix transcriptional regulator, whose amino-acid sequence MNRFGEMHCSIAQAVGVIGEPWTPLILRDLFMGLRRFDELAQDLGISRNLLTARLERLVEAGVVERRPYQERPVRFEYHLAEAGREIVPALITLMAWGDKWSTPPGGPPALLRHSCGQQFTPVVTCPHCGGEATADTITVMEGPGAAQGPGTMVLAAPQGS is encoded by the coding sequence ATGAACAGGTTCGGGGAGATGCACTGCTCGATCGCTCAGGCGGTGGGGGTGATCGGCGAGCCGTGGACCCCGTTGATCCTTCGTGACCTGTTCATGGGCCTGCGCAGGTTCGACGAGCTGGCGCAGGACCTCGGGATCTCCCGCAACCTCCTGACCGCCAGGCTCGAACGGCTGGTCGAGGCGGGCGTCGTCGAGCGCAGGCCGTACCAGGAGCGGCCGGTGCGCTTTGAGTACCACCTGGCGGAGGCGGGGCGGGAGATCGTGCCCGCGCTGATCACGCTGATGGCGTGGGGCGACAAGTGGTCGACCCCGCCCGGCGGCCCTCCCGCGTTGCTGCGGCACTCCTGCGGTCAGCAGTTCACGCCCGTCGTGACCTGTCCGCACTGCGGCGGGGAGGCGACGGCCGACACCATCACCGTCATGGAGGGGCCGGGGGCCGCCCAGGGCCCCGGCACGATGGTGCTGGCCGCACCCCAAGGGTCCTGA
- a CDS encoding nuclear transport factor 2 family protein, with the protein MNTALRYREAGENKDLDALMATLAPDVVFHSPLSARAGFHGHDELRELFGVVFSMIGELRYHTDVGDERTHMLAATTTLGEHTMEESCLLRFDENGLINEITMFVRPLPALTRLMAALGPGLARAQGRRAVAALVGVAAGPLVFMTESGDKTLVPFVTARSRQ; encoded by the coding sequence ATGAACACGGCGCTCCGCTACCGCGAGGCAGGCGAGAACAAGGACCTCGACGCGCTCATGGCCACGCTCGCACCCGACGTGGTCTTCCACTCCCCGCTCAGCGCGAGGGCCGGCTTCCACGGCCACGACGAGCTGCGCGAGCTGTTCGGCGTCGTGTTCTCGATGATCGGCGAGCTGCGGTACCACACCGACGTGGGCGACGAGCGCACCCACATGCTCGCCGCCACCACCACGCTCGGCGAGCACACGATGGAGGAGTCGTGCCTGCTCAGGTTCGACGAGAACGGCCTGATCAACGAGATCACCATGTTCGTCCGTCCGCTTCCCGCGCTGACGAGGCTCATGGCCGCACTCGGCCCAGGCCTGGCCAGGGCGCAGGGCAGGAGAGCCGTCGCGGCGCTGGTCGGCGTGGCGGCGGGACCGCTGGTGTTCATGACGGAGAGCGGCGACAAGACCCTGGTCCCGTTCGTCACCGCACGCTCACGACAGTGA